A genomic segment from Paenibacillus sp. encodes:
- a CDS encoding RNA polymerase sigma factor, giving the protein MNNGAFQDGFAAAVEPHLPQLKRYCARLARSPWDAEDLLQTTLMKAYLHYCRTGAIRGGAALLYRVARNAWIDDYRRRRRMSEELRQAAEARGDLDYVLVISCLESLAERLPSRSAEMWLLSEYFGFTVQELADMMHTSASAVKSQLHRARGRLRSGSRLEPPRAAADGARLERWARAILSGEPDIACS; this is encoded by the coding sequence ATGAATAACGGCGCGTTTCAGGACGGCTTCGCCGCCGCCGTCGAGCCGCATCTTCCGCAGCTGAAACGGTACTGCGCGAGGCTCGCCCGTTCGCCCTGGGACGCGGAAGATTTGCTGCAGACGACGTTGATGAAGGCGTATTTGCACTATTGCCGGACGGGCGCGATTCGAGGCGGCGCTGCGCTGCTGTACCGGGTCGCTCGCAACGCCTGGATCGACGATTACCGCCGGCGCCGCCGAATGTCGGAGGAGCTCCGCCAAGCAGCGGAGGCTCGAGGCGACTTGGACTACGTGCTCGTCATCAGCTGCCTCGAAAGCTTGGCCGAACGGCTGCCGTCCCGCAGCGCGGAAATGTGGCTGCTCTCCGAATATTTCGGGTTTACGGTTCAGGAACTGGCCGATATGATGCACACGTCGGCATCCGCGGTGAAATCCCAGCTGCATCGAGCGAGAGGCCGGCTCCGCTCCGGAAGCCGTCTCGAGCCGCCCCGCGCCGCCGCGGACGGGGCTCGGCTGGAGCGCTGGGCGAGAGCGATCTTGTCGGGCGAACCCGACATTGCTTGTTCCTAA
- a CDS encoding ABC transporter substrate-binding protein — translation MHREGGSGGGQEVHQESGGGSGEKKTAVTVSVPKNSRFLQQAEAEFEQANPTIDIQIQSYAASPEAQGPVVEELGGGLDEATLEKFRSTVNTELMSGQGADLIAVESLAYGKYAEQGMLVDLTERLQKDAATKTDELNAGVLEGVKVNGRQAALPIYYNLNLIVGNAKLLNDAGLSVDDRTWTWQELLQAGERALASRPGAAQVVLAGTSPEEVLARIVQSEFGQYADAAAKTANFTNDSFISLLQELKRLSDAGLIDADVETAMQDLDVFKSLQMKRPMELFMMPKIAYQGSGEVYWAPGGGESQGISYNSGLMLAMNSNSKVPEEAWKFLSFLLSDSVQSHPSVEGFPVRKAALKEMLNRVVDMMSKGQIRMSGPAGDTPPAPTEAEIEAIAALTEQVGAYTGSDPQILSMVKEEAASFFNGAMSAEDAAELIQNRVGTYLNE, via the coding sequence GTGCATCGGGAAGGAGGAAGCGGCGGAGGCCAGGAGGTGCATCAAGAAAGCGGGGGCGGTTCAGGGGAAAAGAAAACGGCGGTTACCGTATCAGTGCCGAAAAACAGCAGGTTTCTGCAGCAGGCCGAAGCCGAATTCGAGCAGGCGAATCCGACGATCGACATTCAAATTCAATCGTACGCCGCATCCCCCGAAGCTCAAGGCCCGGTCGTGGAAGAGCTCGGCGGCGGACTCGACGAAGCGACGCTGGAGAAATTCCGCTCGACCGTGAACACCGAGTTGATGTCGGGCCAAGGAGCCGATTTGATCGCGGTCGAGTCGCTCGCCTACGGGAAATATGCGGAGCAAGGCATGCTCGTCGATTTGACGGAACGGCTGCAGAAGGACGCCGCAACGAAGACGGACGAACTGAACGCGGGCGTGCTGGAAGGCGTCAAGGTGAACGGTCGGCAAGCGGCGCTCCCGATTTACTACAACTTAAATTTGATCGTGGGGAACGCCAAGCTGTTGAACGACGCCGGACTCTCCGTCGACGATCGAACGTGGACGTGGCAGGAACTGCTGCAGGCCGGGGAGCGGGCGCTCGCTTCGCGGCCGGGCGCCGCGCAAGTCGTCTTGGCCGGAACGAGCCCGGAGGAAGTGCTCGCCCGCATCGTCCAATCCGAGTTCGGACAGTACGCCGATGCCGCCGCCAAAACCGCGAATTTTACGAACGATTCATTCATCTCTCTGCTCCAAGAATTGAAGCGCCTATCGGATGCGGGACTGATCGACGCCGATGTCGAAACGGCCATGCAGGATTTGGACGTATTCAAATCGCTGCAGATGAAACGTCCGATGGAACTGTTCATGATGCCGAAAATCGCTTATCAAGGATCCGGGGAAGTATATTGGGCGCCCGGCGGCGGGGAAAGCCAAGGCATCTCCTACAATTCGGGTTTGATGCTGGCCATGAACAGCAATTCGAAGGTTCCGGAGGAAGCGTGGAAGTTTCTTTCGTTCCTGCTGTCGGATTCGGTGCAGTCGCATCCGAGCGTGGAAGGGTTTCCGGTCCGGAAGGCGGCGCTGAAGGAGATGTTGAACCGGGTCGTGGACATGATGAGCAAAGGCCAAATCCGGATGTCCGGTCCGGCCGGCGACACGCCCCCCGCGCCGACGGAGGCGGAGATCGAAGCGATCGCCGCATTGACGGAGCAAGTCGGGGCGTATACCGGCAGCGACCCGCAAATCCTGAGCATGGTCAAGGAGGAAGCGGCTTCCTTCTTCAACGGGGCGATGTCCGCCGAGGACGCGGCGGAGCTGATCCAAAACCGCGTCGGCACGTACTTGAATGAATAA
- a CDS encoding carbohydrate ABC transporter permease translates to MTRIRESVVAALLAAGAALMLLPLVVTLTNSVMTEEEIGINYDAIGSTAEAGAYANLKLVPDMVSLAQYAVVLLDKSQFLTMFWNSVALVVPIVAGQTLVGAMAAFAFAKLRFPGRERLFLVYLITMLMPFQVTLVPNYLAMERLGLLDTRWAIIWPGVFAAFGVFLLRQFMLHIPKAYVEAAQIDGASYAYIFARIIVPMTAPGIAALSILAFVDYWNMVEQPLIFIRDAYKLPLSIYLANVNEGDRGVAFAASVLYMAPMIFVFRYGENELIEGIQLSGVKG, encoded by the coding sequence ATGACGCGGATACGGGAAAGCGTCGTCGCGGCGCTGCTGGCGGCGGGGGCGGCGCTCATGCTGCTGCCGCTCGTCGTGACGCTGACGAATTCGGTCATGACGGAAGAAGAGATTGGAATCAATTACGACGCTATCGGTTCCACGGCGGAAGCGGGGGCGTACGCGAATCTCAAACTGGTGCCCGACATGGTCTCGTTGGCGCAGTATGCGGTCGTGTTGTTGGATAAAAGCCAATTTTTGACGATGTTTTGGAACTCCGTCGCGCTTGTCGTCCCGATCGTCGCGGGCCAAACGCTCGTCGGCGCCATGGCGGCGTTCGCGTTCGCGAAATTGCGTTTTCCCGGCAGGGAGCGGCTGTTTCTCGTGTACCTTATCACGATGCTGATGCCGTTCCAGGTGACGCTCGTGCCGAATTATTTGGCGATGGAGCGGCTCGGGCTGCTCGATACGCGCTGGGCGATCATCTGGCCGGGGGTGTTCGCGGCGTTCGGCGTGTTCTTGCTCCGCCAGTTCATGCTGCACATTCCGAAGGCGTACGTCGAGGCGGCGCAGATCGACGGCGCGTCGTATGCGTACATTTTCGCGCGCATCATCGTGCCGATGACGGCGCCCGGCATCGCGGCCTTGTCGATTTTGGCGTTCGTCGACTACTGGAACATGGTGGAGCAGCCGCTCATTTTTATTCGCGACGCGTACAAACTGCCGTTGTCCATTTATTTGGCCAATGTCAACGAGGGGGACCGGGGCGTCGCCTTCGCCGCTTCCGTGCTGTACATGGCGCCGATGATTTTCGTGTTCCGGTACGGAGAGAACGAGTTGATCGAGGGCATACAGCTCTCCGGCGTCAAAGGTTGA
- a CDS encoding phytanoyl-CoA dioxygenase family protein, whose amino-acid sequence MANEMQTITEQSYDTAHIMGSLYGPGFLGLKGAFSREWTERLREDVERLYREALERPGGAVGRGPKRHYVEIHPEDIRGFVELATHPWVTAVCEAVLGPDYKIVEIGFDVPNPGAVDQPWHRDFPSPEETYRGRRLNSLAFNVTTVDVEPDMGPFEIAPGTQWDDASDFEYGMFPPKEKYARYEARAERKMPKMGDISVRSALTIHRGTANVSDKARPVLVLGVDAPGANNHERHDLQVTRAFYETLPERLKTHLLCRIVDELEPIVQKHDIEGLKMGEA is encoded by the coding sequence ATGGCGAACGAAATGCAAACGATAACCGAACAATCCTACGATACCGCTCATATCATGGGCTCCTTGTACGGCCCCGGGTTTCTAGGGCTGAAAGGCGCGTTCAGCCGCGAATGGACGGAGCGTCTGCGCGAAGACGTCGAGCGGCTGTACCGGGAAGCGCTTGAACGTCCCGGCGGAGCGGTCGGCCGCGGTCCGAAGCGGCATTATGTCGAAATTCATCCCGAAGACATTCGCGGCTTCGTGGAACTTGCGACGCATCCGTGGGTGACCGCCGTCTGCGAGGCGGTGCTCGGCCCCGATTACAAAATCGTCGAAATCGGCTTCGACGTGCCGAACCCGGGCGCGGTCGACCAGCCTTGGCATCGCGATTTCCCTTCGCCGGAGGAGACGTACCGGGGGAGACGGCTCAACTCGCTGGCGTTTAACGTAACGACGGTCGACGTGGAGCCGGACATGGGGCCGTTCGAAATCGCGCCCGGCACCCAGTGGGACGACGCGTCGGATTTCGAGTACGGCATGTTCCCGCCGAAGGAGAAGTACGCCCGCTACGAAGCGAGAGCGGAGCGGAAAATGCCGAAGATGGGAGACATTTCGGTGCGATCCGCGCTGACGATTCATCGGGGGACCGCCAACGTCTCCGATAAAGCGAGGCCGGTGCTCGTGCTCGGCGTCGACGCGCCGGGGGCGAACAATCACGAGCGGCACGATTTGCAAGTGACCCGCGCGTTTTATGAAACGCTGCCGGAGCGGCTGAAGACGCATTTGCTGTGCAGGATCGTGGATGAGTTGGAGCCGATCGTGCAGAAGCACGACATCGAAGGGTTGAAGATGGGGGAGGCGTAA
- a CDS encoding sugar ABC transporter permease, translating to MVQSRLRRLSAPLRGEGGIALAFLLPSAAGFCLFFALPFAVGFYYSLVDHPVRGDFVGFANYREVLASASFRKAAGNSLWFTLVSVPAVMSLSLALALLLNRNLPFRDWLRTAYVMPLVVPVASVVLFWQVLFDGFGAVNGWLLSIGAVPRDWMKTEAARWVLVCMYIWKNVGYNMVMFLAGLQMIPKDYYEAASMDGAGRLRQFVSITLVYLTPSSFFVLIMSIINSFKVFRETYLVAGEYPHDSIYLLQHYMNNMFLSLNYQKLTSAAYLMALAIAVAVVALFRVESQFRKALE from the coding sequence ATGGTTCAAAGCCGTCTTCGCCGTCTGTCGGCGCCGCTGCGGGGGGAAGGAGGGATCGCCCTTGCCTTCCTGCTCCCGAGCGCCGCCGGGTTTTGCCTCTTTTTCGCGCTTCCGTTCGCCGTAGGTTTCTATTATTCGCTGGTAGACCATCCGGTGCGAGGCGACTTCGTCGGATTCGCGAACTACCGGGAAGTGCTCGCGTCCGCATCGTTCCGCAAAGCGGCCGGCAATTCGCTGTGGTTCACGCTCGTCAGCGTTCCGGCTGTCATGTCGTTGTCGCTCGCTCTCGCGCTGCTCTTGAACCGCAACCTGCCGTTCCGCGATTGGCTGCGAACCGCCTACGTCATGCCGCTCGTCGTGCCGGTCGCCTCGGTCGTGTTGTTTTGGCAGGTGCTGTTCGACGGCTTCGGAGCGGTCAACGGCTGGCTGCTGTCGATCGGCGCCGTTCCCCGCGATTGGATGAAAACGGAAGCGGCCCGTTGGGTGCTCGTCTGCATGTACATCTGGAAAAACGTCGGATACAACATGGTGATGTTCCTCGCAGGACTGCAGATGATTCCGAAGGATTACTACGAAGCGGCAAGCATGGACGGCGCGGGGCGGCTGAGGCAGTTCGTGTCCATTACGCTCGTATATTTGACGCCGTCGTCGTTTTTCGTGCTGATCATGTCGATCATCAATTCCTTCAAGGTGTTTCGGGAGACGTACCTCGTCGCGGGGGAATACCCGCATGACAGCATTTATTTGCTGCAGCATTATATGAACAACATGTTTTTATCTCTGAACTATCAGAAGCTGACGTCCGCCGCGTACTTGATGGCGCTGGCGATCGCGGTCGCGGTCGTCGCGCTGTTCCGGGTGGAATCGCAATTTCGGAAGGCGTTGGAGTAG
- a CDS encoding response regulator transcription factor, with protein MKTIMVVEDEPRMQDLICDYLQEQPFRLLRARDGRQALEAFAKDPADLVILDVMMPFVDGFEVCRTLRRKSDVLIVILTAKSEEADKLLGYELGADDYVTKPFSPKVLVAKVRALLKRAERSGSDVDAALVRAGDLEINEATFEARLRGEPLALTPKEFDLLLFMCRNRNLVLSRDQLLDSVWGHDYFGDVRTVDTHVKRLRQKLGHCADWIRTVRGNGYMLKAGD; from the coding sequence GTGAAAACGATCATGGTCGTCGAGGACGAACCGAGAATGCAAGACTTGATATGCGACTACTTGCAAGAGCAGCCGTTCCGGCTGCTCCGCGCCCGCGACGGCCGGCAGGCGCTCGAGGCGTTCGCGAAGGATCCGGCCGATCTGGTCATTCTGGACGTGATGATGCCGTTCGTGGACGGATTCGAAGTGTGCCGGACGCTGCGCCGAAAGTCCGACGTGCTGATCGTCATCTTAACCGCGAAATCGGAGGAAGCGGACAAGCTGCTCGGCTACGAGCTCGGCGCGGACGACTACGTGACGAAGCCGTTCAGCCCCAAAGTGCTCGTCGCCAAGGTGCGGGCGCTCCTGAAGCGCGCGGAGCGGTCCGGGAGCGATGTTGACGCCGCGCTCGTGCGCGCCGGCGACCTCGAAATCAACGAAGCGACGTTCGAGGCGCGTCTCCGCGGCGAGCCGCTCGCGCTGACGCCGAAAGAGTTCGATCTGCTGCTGTTCATGTGCCGCAACCGCAACCTCGTCTTGTCGCGGGATCAGCTGCTCGACAGCGTCTGGGGCCACGACTATTTCGGCGACGTGCGCACGGTGGACACGCATGTGAAACGGCTGCGCCAAAAGCTCGGGCATTGCGCCGACTGGATCCGCACGGTGCGCGGGAACGGATATATGCTGAAGGCGGGCGATTAA
- a CDS encoding HAMP domain-containing sensor histidine kinase, translating to MRFRGIAFKLFAITSAVLIGLLTLLMLSQLLFFEKYYLYKKESEIRNEWIELRDRFVREKENPNTIPLYFLGFEDRFGAMTAIGTFQDGQLHLTLSQGSGDGNRTIVRTLRVEPGGAPQLAPLMPFLDFDRDKLLLGIRDWASDEEALRAVMEEGRAVIRTFDVPLPGLETATHMLVIAPAETETGDTALLFAVTSLQPVGDAVMVLGDIYFVMYGAAIAIVLLLAFVYSGMLTKPLRALNRVALRMAKLDFSERSRLARKDELGNLSETLNFLADNLQRAMEELTRTNAQLQADIEREKRLEQLRKEFVAGVSHELKTPISLISGYAEALQDNLGDEARKAHYVEVIMDEAAQMEKLVLDMLDLSQLEAGQYTVEPVPFDIAETAREAAQKLAPYYDGKLLEIEGAAADVRADPFRIRQVLTNLLSNAIRHTPDGGAFGVRIDRPAPGTVRVVVWNDGEPIPEAELEHIWTHFYRVEKSRHRGHGGSGIGLAIVRQILRLHGSAFGARNLEGGVEFYFELEEAS from the coding sequence ATGAGGTTTCGAGGCATCGCGTTCAAGCTGTTCGCGATCACCAGCGCCGTCTTAATCGGGCTGCTGACGCTGCTGATGCTGTCACAGCTGCTGTTTTTCGAGAAATATTATTTATACAAGAAGGAGTCCGAGATCAGGAACGAATGGATCGAGCTGCGCGACCGATTCGTTCGGGAGAAGGAGAATCCGAATACGATTCCGCTTTATTTTCTTGGATTCGAGGATCGGTTCGGCGCGATGACGGCGATCGGCACCTTCCAAGACGGGCAGCTGCATTTAACGCTGAGCCAAGGCTCCGGCGACGGGAACCGCACGATCGTTCGAACGCTGCGAGTCGAGCCGGGCGGCGCGCCGCAACTCGCGCCGCTGATGCCGTTTCTCGATTTTGACCGGGACAAGCTGCTGCTCGGCATTCGCGATTGGGCGAGCGACGAGGAGGCGCTGCGCGCCGTGATGGAGGAAGGGCGAGCGGTCATCCGCACGTTCGACGTTCCGCTGCCGGGTCTGGAAACGGCGACGCACATGCTGGTCATCGCCCCGGCGGAAACCGAGACCGGGGACACGGCGCTGCTGTTCGCGGTCACCTCCCTCCAACCGGTCGGCGACGCCGTCATGGTGCTCGGAGATATTTATTTCGTGATGTACGGCGCGGCGATCGCCATCGTGCTCCTGCTCGCCTTCGTCTACTCGGGCATGCTGACGAAGCCGCTGCGCGCCCTCAACCGAGTCGCGCTACGGATGGCGAAGCTCGATTTCAGCGAACGCAGCCGCCTTGCGCGCAAGGACGAGCTCGGCAATTTGTCGGAGACGCTCAATTTTCTCGCGGACAACTTGCAGCGCGCGATGGAGGAGTTGACGCGCACGAACGCGCAGCTGCAAGCGGACATCGAGCGGGAGAAACGGCTGGAGCAGCTTCGGAAAGAATTCGTCGCCGGCGTCTCGCACGAATTGAAGACGCCGATCAGCCTCATCAGCGGCTATGCGGAGGCGCTGCAGGACAATTTGGGGGACGAGGCGCGCAAGGCGCATTACGTGGAAGTCATTATGGACGAGGCGGCGCAGATGGAGAAGCTCGTGCTCGACATGCTCGATTTGTCGCAGCTCGAAGCGGGGCAATACACCGTCGAACCCGTGCCGTTCGACATCGCCGAGACGGCTCGCGAGGCGGCGCAGAAGCTGGCGCCTTATTACGACGGCAAGCTGCTGGAAATCGAGGGCGCCGCCGCGGACGTTCGAGCGGACCCGTTCCGGATTCGGCAAGTGCTGACCAATCTGCTCAGCAACGCGATCCGCCATACGCCCGACGGCGGCGCGTTCGGCGTGCGGATCGACCGGCCGGCTCCCGGCACCGTGCGCGTCGTCGTCTGGAACGACGGCGAGCCGATTCCGGAAGCGGAGCTCGAGCACATTTGGACGCACTTCTACCGCGTGGAAAAATCGCGCCACCGCGGGCACGGCGGCTCGGGCATCGGCCTTGCGATCGTGCGGCAAATTTTGCGGCTGCACGGGAGCGCGTTCGGCGCGAGGAATCTGGAGGGCGGCGTCGAGTTTTATTTCGAGCTCGAGGAAGCTTCATAG
- a CDS encoding PAS domain S-box protein, giving the protein MYAFIEQHNIALLSISQLIALITSYVSLHLLGYMKIEPWKFWRWLIAGLIGIGLWAMHFTALMSVDLGFPVAYDRWLTLLSLFVAVGTSYAAFGCFGGGGSKSRYVGASLLLGLGAVSMHMIGVEAIQATKQYDPAMVVLSGAIGVAAAMLVFGIAARREPRQGAAARFFCALLLTAGMTFMHSVGMHGTTFAPQAAIAGRPYFGPVSNWLAHTVAHVTIGIVLAALIAVYLHRLTYNDRKHKSLFENYPDVILLVDGNGTILQSNRAAAGAFGWEPEALAGRTFDLLVSEEDRSRAIETLRQAAGGAPVELELTIRHRSGRTLYFQTKAIPHTGDPAGQSIYVVLKDVTEAKLARRKQTQMEMQFHSVVETALDAVIVTDENMNILVWNKGARKMFGYSEEEVLGQRIDFIIPQRLQPSHREAVERYRRTQKGRIVGTTQELHGVRKGGEEFPLELSISAWKVEGTAYYSAIIRDITERKAAERALRVSEERYRQLIESFPEAIFIGQGNRWVYANETGAKLLGASSREQLLGRDVFSFVHPEYHANIHARIRLTETEERRTERMEEKWIRFDGSEIHVQVSAIPARLGDTDGLVRIVLVRDMTELRKARELYERSEKLSVAGELAAGIAHEIRNPLTAIKGFLQLMSEEQEPPYYDIIRSELSRIEFVISELLMIAKPQQVRFVKRRIADIAVQVVALLESQAIMSDVSIVCDIEAEDAEVLCDENQMKQVLINIMKNGIEAMADGGTLHVSLERDGAFAVRIRIRDEGIGISPDMLKRLGEPFYTTKEKGTGLGLMTSYRIVGNHRGRISVDSELGRGTTFTISLPVSRDDDGLEDMYPF; this is encoded by the coding sequence GTGTATGCATTCATCGAACAACATAACATTGCGCTGTTATCCATCTCTCAGCTTATTGCACTGATTACGTCGTACGTCTCCTTACATCTTCTCGGCTATATGAAAATCGAGCCCTGGAAATTTTGGCGTTGGCTGATCGCGGGGCTCATCGGCATCGGGCTTTGGGCGATGCATTTCACTGCGCTTATGTCCGTCGATCTCGGGTTTCCTGTCGCGTACGATAGGTGGCTTACGTTACTCTCTTTATTCGTAGCGGTAGGGACTTCCTATGCGGCGTTCGGCTGCTTCGGCGGCGGGGGCTCGAAATCGCGCTACGTCGGAGCCTCGCTCCTGCTCGGCCTCGGCGCCGTCTCCATGCATATGATCGGCGTGGAAGCCATTCAAGCAACCAAACAGTACGATCCGGCGATGGTTGTATTGAGCGGAGCGATCGGCGTCGCGGCCGCAATGTTGGTATTCGGCATCGCGGCGCGTCGGGAGCCCCGGCAAGGCGCGGCGGCGAGATTTTTCTGCGCGCTGCTGCTGACCGCGGGCATGACCTTCATGCACAGCGTCGGGATGCACGGTACAACGTTCGCGCCGCAGGCGGCGATCGCGGGGAGGCCGTATTTCGGACCCGTTTCCAACTGGCTCGCCCACACGGTCGCGCATGTGACGATCGGTATCGTATTGGCCGCTTTAATCGCGGTGTATCTCCATCGTTTGACATACAACGACCGGAAACATAAATCGCTGTTCGAAAATTATCCTGACGTCATCCTGCTCGTCGACGGGAACGGAACGATCCTGCAAAGCAACCGCGCGGCGGCAGGCGCGTTCGGATGGGAGCCCGAGGCGCTCGCCGGACGGACCTTCGACCTGCTCGTCTCCGAGGAGGATCGCTCCCGGGCGATAGAAACGCTGCGTCAAGCGGCCGGAGGCGCGCCGGTCGAGCTCGAGCTGACGATCCGGCACCGCAGCGGCCGCACGCTGTATTTCCAAACCAAAGCGATTCCGCATACCGGCGACCCCGCGGGTCAGTCGATATACGTCGTACTTAAGGACGTAACGGAGGCCAAGCTTGCCCGCAGGAAGCAGACGCAGATGGAGATGCAGTTCCACTCTGTCGTCGAGACGGCGCTCGACGCGGTCATCGTTACGGACGAGAATATGAACATTTTGGTATGGAACAAAGGCGCTCGAAAAATGTTCGGTTATTCCGAAGAAGAGGTGCTCGGCCAAAGAATCGATTTCATTATTCCGCAGCGCCTGCAGCCGTCGCACCGGGAAGCGGTCGAGCGGTATCGGCGTACGCAGAAGGGACGGATCGTCGGCACGACGCAGGAGCTGCACGGGGTTCGAAAAGGCGGGGAGGAATTTCCGCTGGAGCTGTCGATCAGCGCCTGGAAGGTCGAGGGAACTGCGTATTACAGCGCGATTATCCGCGACATTACCGAGCGGAAAGCGGCGGAGCGGGCGCTGCGCGTCAGCGAGGAGCGTTACCGTCAGCTGATCGAGTCGTTCCCCGAAGCGATCTTCATCGGACAAGGCAATCGGTGGGTGTATGCGAACGAAACCGGAGCGAAGCTGCTCGGCGCCTCGTCGCGGGAACAATTGTTGGGACGGGACGTCTTCTCGTTCGTACATCCCGAATACCATGCAAACATCCATGCCCGCATTCGGCTCACGGAAACCGAGGAACGCCGCACCGAGCGGATGGAGGAGAAGTGGATCCGGTTCGACGGCAGCGAAATTCACGTTCAAGTGTCCGCCATTCCCGCGAGGCTCGGGGATACCGACGGTCTCGTCCGCATCGTGCTCGTCCGGGATATGACGGAGCTTCGGAAAGCGCGGGAGCTCTACGAGCGTTCCGAAAAGCTTTCGGTAGCCGGGGAGCTGGCGGCGGGCATCGCGCACGAGATCCGCAATCCGCTGACGGCGATCAAAGGGTTCCTGCAGCTGATGAGCGAGGAACAGGAGCCCCCCTATTACGACATCATCCGCTCCGAACTGAGCCGCATCGAGTTCGTCATCAGCGAGCTGCTCATGATCGCGAAGCCGCAGCAGGTGCGCTTCGTGAAGCGCCGCATCGCCGACATCGCGGTGCAGGTCGTTGCGCTGCTGGAGTCGCAGGCGATCATGAGCGATGTCTCGATCGTCTGCGACATCGAGGCCGAGGACGCCGAAGTGCTGTGCGACGAAAACCAAATGAAGCAGGTGCTCATCAACATTATGAAAAACGGCATCGAAGCGATGGCGGACGGCGGCACGCTGCATGTCTCGTTGGAGCGTGACGGCGCGTTCGCGGTGCGCATCCGCATTCGCGACGAAGGCATCGGCATCTCGCCCGATATGCTGAAACGGCTCGGCGAGCCCTTCTACACGACGAAAGAGAAAGGGACCGGCCTGGGTCTCATGACCAGCTACCGCATCGTCGGCAATCACCGCGGCAGAATTTCGGTCGACAGCGAATTAGGACGGGGGACGACGTTTACCATCTCGCTGCCCGTCTCGAGAGATGACGACGGTTTGGAAGATATGTATCCGTTTTGA
- a CDS encoding efflux RND transporter periplasmic adaptor subunit: MIAAKSEEARQRERRRALRIVMAAFFGGLLLLSMFANTYRQLTLPKVQAEEAKLGGLSFTIEGEGTVEAMRETEVYDRTGWKVAEVLVEEDQSVKKGEPLLRLDTEAAERELSDERIRLKKYELQLNRLLDQYKKASMGGSEEQAKTAEQDVRSLRLDIELQRRKIDRLRERIDEEGTVRAPVDGIVLNVSAKEGLPNGQGAAVVLADAADGWGVSVEIDEELASYIAPGQEVTMQIIGDEYRTAHATLEKIEDGGQGNPRKLLRFRFADGTVQGGERVRFRWTNQTRQPGLLVPNEAVKQDGSGTYVYVVNEKTSPLGNEFTVQKVYVSTGDSDAASTLVVGGLSPKDRVVKETSAPLNDGDRVRY, from the coding sequence TTGATCGCTGCAAAATCGGAGGAAGCTCGACAGCGCGAACGGCGCCGCGCGCTGCGCATCGTCATGGCGGCGTTTTTCGGGGGGCTGCTCCTCTTGTCGATGTTCGCGAATACGTATCGGCAGCTGACGCTGCCCAAGGTTCAGGCGGAGGAGGCGAAGCTCGGCGGATTATCGTTCACGATCGAAGGCGAGGGCACGGTCGAAGCGATGAGGGAAACCGAGGTGTACGACCGGACGGGATGGAAGGTCGCCGAGGTGCTGGTAGAAGAGGATCAATCTGTTAAAAAAGGCGAGCCGCTGCTTCGTCTCGATACGGAAGCCGCGGAGCGGGAGCTGTCGGACGAACGGATCCGACTGAAGAAATACGAGTTGCAATTGAACAGGCTGTTGGATCAATACAAGAAAGCGTCTATGGGCGGCAGCGAAGAGCAAGCGAAAACCGCGGAGCAGGACGTTCGCTCCCTGCGTCTCGACATCGAACTGCAGCGGCGGAAGATCGATCGGCTGCGCGAAAGGATCGACGAAGAGGGCACGGTGCGCGCGCCCGTCGACGGCATCGTGTTGAACGTTTCCGCTAAGGAGGGACTGCCTAACGGGCAAGGCGCGGCGGTCGTGCTCGCGGACGCGGCGGACGGCTGGGGGGTGTCGGTCGAGATCGACGAGGAATTGGCGTCGTACATCGCGCCGGGCCAAGAGGTGACGATGCAAATCATCGGCGACGAATACCGGACGGCGCACGCGACGCTCGAAAAAATCGAAGACGGCGGCCAGGGCAATCCTCGGAAGCTGCTTCGATTCCGATTCGCGGACGGAACGGTGCAAGGCGGGGAACGAGTGAGGTTCCGGTGGACGAACCAAACCCGGCAGCCCGGTCTGCTCGTGCCGAACGAAGCAGTGAAACAGGACGGGAGCGGCACCTACGTCTACGTCGTGAACGAGAAGACGAGTCCGCTCGGCAACGAATTCACCGTCCAGAAGGTGTACGTCAGCACGGGCGATTCGGACGCGGCGAGCACGCTCGTCGTCGGCGGATTGTCGCCCAAAGACCGGGTCGTGAAGGAAACGTCGGCGCCGCTGAACGACGGCGACCGCGTTCGCTATTAA